A single window of Anaerocolumna chitinilytica DNA harbors:
- a CDS encoding YlzJ-like family protein, with protein sequence MLYTVVPLERIYTDRTDSLIKSKDNREKTTDVERSGFGVEHGRIYTRREGDNYIIEGIQSTDMQDYLNPQYSPGNNFPCKE encoded by the coding sequence ATGCTCTACACCGTAGTACCTCTGGAGAGAATCTACACTGATAGAACAGATTCGTTGATTAAGTCGAAGGATAACAGAGAAAAGACGACTGATGTAGAACGAAGTGGATTTGGTGTAGAACATGGTAGAATATATACCAGACGAGAGGGAGATAACTATATTATTGAAGGAATACAGTCCACCGATATGCAGGATTATTTGAATCCCCAGTATTCCCCGGGGAATAATTTTCCTTGCAAGGAATAG
- a CDS encoding ClpP family protease encodes MSKDEAKLEREKEEKEKVELDDGKIREFGQTTLVNEERKSKIHLLSIIGEIEGHECLPQHNKTTKYEHVLPQLAAIEDSSDIDGLLILINTVGGDVEAGLAIAEMIASLSKPTVSLVLGGSHSIGVPLAVSAKYSFIVPTATMIIHPVRMNGTVIGVSQTYDYFEKIQDRILNFVSTHSKIEKEKLKNLMHNTSQLAKDVGSILVGIETVENGIIDEVGGIKEALGKLYELTGRGEKECSTP; translated from the coding sequence ATGAGTAAAGACGAAGCCAAGCTTGAGAGAGAAAAGGAAGAAAAGGAAAAGGTAGAGTTAGATGATGGTAAGATCAGGGAATTCGGACAAACAACTCTGGTTAATGAAGAAAGAAAATCTAAGATTCACCTGCTTTCTATTATAGGAGAAATTGAAGGACACGAATGCCTGCCCCAGCATAATAAAACAACGAAGTATGAACATGTCTTACCACAGCTTGCCGCGATTGAAGATAGTTCAGATATTGACGGACTCTTGATTCTTATAAATACGGTAGGAGGAGATGTGGAAGCGGGACTTGCAATTGCAGAGATGATAGCATCTTTAAGTAAACCGACCGTTTCATTAGTATTAGGAGGAAGTCATTCTATCGGTGTGCCTTTGGCAGTGTCAGCAAAATACAGCTTTATCGTTCCCACTGCCACCATGATTATACATCCGGTGCGTATGAATGGCACAGTGATAGGGGTTTCACAGACTTACGATTATTTTGAAAAGATACAGGACCGTATTTTGAATTTTGTATCAACTCATTCCAAAATTGAAAAGGAAAAGTTAAAAAATCTGATGCACAACACCAGCCAGCTTGCGAAAGATGTAGGCTCTATATTGGTAGGCATTGAAACAGTAGAGAATGGGATTATCGATGAAGTAGGCGGAATTAAAGAAGCATTAGGTAAATTATACGAACTGACAGGAAGAGGTGAGAAAGAATGCTCTACACCGTAG
- a CDS encoding iron-containing alcohol dehydrogenase yields MQIDLSRFRGTCTCGRTHEIFVKDILIEENALRKLPDKIKNIHKGPNSSIVVICDTNTYQAAGKQIEILLPGSEFVILPANGLRADNIGLALAKKGILASDNPRLLIAAGSCTIHEISRYLAKEFCIPFVSVPTAASCNTYASPVSVINWNGFKKVLPGVSPVFVLADTLIFAKAPYKLTAAGISAMLGKYTALTDWEISHMVTGEYICNRVCEMEMTALKDVCISINNLKGALQEAGTKEAGTKETGTKEAYEKLMYALLLSGVTMQMIDSSKFEGRMLSQISGLEDMEMNSTSSEVNHGEKFSLGLMMAIHTCHKIKSSIRNGIYKAIPYDGIAYNLLEVNFRRKSSRDEIPDTGLEESFELTNEWEHGSKRPLIAGVLDKLPSEAELIKLMTAVDCKSKENYGKPQDILAPITLRLVPYIRNRAELIRHSKLFKMKNET; encoded by the coding sequence GTGCAAATAGACTTAAGCAGATTTCGTGGAACTTGTACTTGCGGCAGAACCCATGAGATATTTGTAAAGGATATACTAATTGAAGAAAATGCATTAAGAAAACTTCCTGATAAAATAAAGAATATACATAAAGGTCCAAATAGCAGCATTGTTGTTATCTGTGATACCAATACATACCAGGCAGCAGGAAAGCAAATCGAAATCCTTCTGCCGGGATCTGAATTTGTAATACTTCCGGCCAATGGTCTTAGGGCGGATAATATTGGGCTTGCTTTGGCTAAAAAAGGGATATTGGCTTCTGATAATCCAAGACTGCTCATTGCAGCAGGTTCCTGCACGATACATGAAATCAGCAGGTATCTTGCGAAAGAATTTTGTATTCCTTTCGTTTCGGTTCCTACGGCCGCCAGTTGTAACACTTATGCTTCTCCGGTATCCGTAATAAATTGGAATGGATTTAAGAAAGTATTACCGGGAGTTTCACCGGTTTTCGTTCTCGCAGATACGTTAATTTTTGCAAAAGCTCCCTATAAGCTTACTGCAGCAGGGATATCCGCTATGCTTGGTAAATATACGGCTCTTACAGATTGGGAGATATCCCATATGGTAACTGGTGAGTATATCTGTAACCGGGTTTGCGAAATGGAAATGACTGCGTTAAAGGATGTATGCATAAGTATCAATAACTTAAAGGGAGCTTTGCAGGAAGCCGGTACGAAGGAAGCAGGTACGAAGGAAACTGGTACGAAAGAAGCTTATGAGAAATTAATGTATGCCTTATTGCTATCAGGTGTTACCATGCAGATGATTGATAGTTCAAAATTTGAAGGCCGCATGTTGTCCCAGATTTCTGGTTTGGAGGACATGGAAATGAACAGCACAAGTTCAGAGGTTAATCATGGAGAAAAGTTCTCATTGGGTTTAATGATGGCAATACATACCTGTCATAAAATCAAAAGTTCTATAAGAAACGGAATCTACAAAGCAATACCATATGACGGGATAGCGTATAATTTATTAGAGGTGAATTTTAGAAGGAAAAGTAGTCGGGATGAAATCCCAGATACAGGGTTAGAGGAATCCTTTGAATTAACGAATGAATGGGAACATGGCAGTAAACGACCTTTAATTGCCGGCGTTCTTGATAAATTGCCTTCCGAAGCGGAACTGATAAAACTAATGACTGCTGTTGATTGTAAAAGCAAAGAGAACTATGGGAAACCACAAGATATTTTGGCTCCGATAACGTTACGACTTGTTCCCTACATACGAAATAGAGCAGAGTTAATCAGGCACTCAAAACTTTTTAAAATGAAAAATGAGACTTAA
- a CDS encoding M16 family metallopeptidase translates to MVNTRKLSNGITVVLEAMPYLRSAALGIWVKVGSSNENAKNNGISHIIEHMLFKGTENRSAKQIADEMAKIGGDINAYTSKECTSFYAVTLDEHLPIAIDILGDMFNNSLFEENSFQKEKGVIIEEIDMYDDSPEDLVHEMLQMKVWDKHPLGYQISGSKETVKNITRAEVVEFMKKHYVTQNMVISVAGNYKEDEIMERLELNFSKIPSGEKSVIAPAPTYESTFYVKDKDVEQLHLNMAYESIQSDASEKYILTVLNSVFGGSINSRLFQEIRENLGLTYTIYSYGSSYSKAGLFHIYGAMNPSQLKPVINNIFQIIDDIKENGITDEELSMCKEQIKTELILGDETAKNRMNSNGKAMLFRGYIIPLEEIIEKVNAVTREEIKQFAAKYLVKENVSISLVGNLEGIDKEGLLQ, encoded by the coding sequence ATGGTAAATACCAGGAAATTATCCAATGGAATAACTGTTGTATTGGAAGCAATGCCATATCTAAGAAGTGCGGCATTAGGGATATGGGTTAAGGTAGGTTCTTCCAATGAGAATGCTAAGAATAACGGGATTTCACATATAATTGAGCATATGCTCTTTAAAGGAACAGAAAACAGGAGTGCAAAGCAGATTGCAGATGAAATGGCTAAAATAGGAGGAGATATTAATGCCTATACCAGTAAGGAATGTACATCCTTTTATGCGGTAACCTTGGACGAGCATCTACCTATTGCAATTGATATATTAGGAGATATGTTTAATAACTCTCTTTTTGAAGAAAACTCATTTCAAAAGGAAAAGGGGGTTATCATAGAAGAAATTGATATGTATGATGATTCACCGGAGGATCTGGTTCATGAAATGCTTCAGATGAAAGTCTGGGACAAGCATCCTCTGGGGTATCAGATTTCAGGGTCGAAAGAAACAGTAAAAAATATCACCAGAGCGGAAGTAGTGGAATTTATGAAAAAGCACTATGTAACTCAGAATATGGTGATATCTGTAGCGGGTAATTATAAGGAAGATGAAATTATGGAACGGTTAGAGCTGAATTTCAGTAAGATACCATCCGGTGAAAAATCAGTAATAGCCCCCGCACCTACTTATGAATCTACATTCTATGTAAAAGACAAAGACGTGGAGCAGCTCCATCTGAATATGGCTTATGAATCGATTCAATCAGATGCAAGTGAAAAATATATACTTACTGTTCTGAATTCAGTGTTCGGCGGAAGTATAAATTCCAGATTATTTCAGGAAATCAGAGAAAACCTTGGTTTAACCTATACAATATATTCCTATGGAAGCTCATATTCCAAAGCAGGACTTTTTCATATATACGGTGCTATGAATCCTTCTCAATTAAAACCAGTCATAAATAATATTTTTCAGATTATTGATGATATCAAAGAGAACGGGATTACGGATGAAGAACTCTCGATGTGTAAGGAGCAGATAAAAACGGAACTTATACTGGGCGATGAGACTGCAAAGAATCGTATGAACAGCAATGGAAAGGCAATGCTTTTCCGAGGATATATTATACCTTTAGAAGAAATTATCGAGAAGGTGAATGCTGTAACCAGAGAAGAAATCAAACAGTTTGCAGCCAAATATTTAGTGAAAGAAAATGTTAGTATTTCCCTGGTAGGGAACTTAGAAGGCATTGATAAAGAAGGACTTTTACAATAG
- a CDS encoding DNA glycosylase AlkZ-like family protein, producing MKQYYLSRKEARRLLLMKQGLLGEHRFHGEEGITSYIKQAGCIQFDPVDVCGKNPELVLQSRIKGFQKEMLYKLLYQDRVLIDYFDKNLSIFLTEDFRYFERTRKRMAENAWFQREVNALAPVILKKMKEVGPISSKDIKTGESVDWYWGMNTSLSRIALENLYFAGELIIHHKKGSNKYYAPAKEYLGKEYKRRDPLKEDYDHYKWRVLRRISGVGLLWNKPSDAWLGIKNLKASDREKIFGELLEKGKIVKLNVEEIKDPLYCMKEDIKLLSSAKESCTERTELLAPLDNMLWDRKLIQSLFDFDYKWEIYTPLDKRKYGHYVLPILSDDDIIGRGEFILNRKKKALDVKRIWLEEGRNWDKYQEGVKGAAYHLAEFNGVTEVNFDKDFVQY from the coding sequence ATGAAGCAATATTATCTATCCAGAAAAGAAGCAAGAAGGTTGCTGCTGATGAAACAAGGCCTCCTTGGGGAACACCGTTTTCACGGAGAGGAAGGAATTACTTCTTATATTAAGCAGGCAGGCTGTATTCAGTTTGACCCTGTTGACGTATGCGGTAAGAATCCAGAGCTGGTACTGCAGTCAAGAATTAAGGGTTTTCAAAAAGAAATGTTATATAAACTGTTATATCAGGACCGCGTACTGATAGATTATTTTGATAAGAACCTTTCCATATTTTTAACAGAAGATTTTCGATACTTTGAAAGAACAAGAAAGCGTATGGCTGAAAATGCCTGGTTTCAAAGGGAAGTCAATGCACTTGCACCGGTTATTCTAAAGAAGATGAAAGAAGTTGGTCCAATCAGTTCAAAGGATATAAAGACAGGGGAGAGCGTTGATTGGTATTGGGGAATGAATACCAGCTTATCAAGAATCGCTCTTGAGAATCTTTATTTTGCCGGAGAATTGATTATCCATCATAAAAAGGGCTCGAATAAGTATTATGCACCTGCAAAAGAGTATTTGGGGAAAGAATATAAACGCAGGGACCCTTTAAAGGAAGATTATGATCATTATAAATGGAGAGTATTAAGAAGAATATCCGGTGTGGGACTGCTTTGGAATAAGCCTTCCGATGCCTGGCTAGGTATCAAGAATCTTAAGGCCTCGGACAGGGAGAAAATATTTGGTGAGTTATTGGAAAAAGGTAAAATAGTTAAGCTAAATGTAGAAGAGATAAAGGATCCCTTGTATTGTATGAAAGAGGATATTAAGTTATTAAGTAGTGCGAAGGAATCCTGTACTGAAAGAACAGAATTATTGGCACCACTTGACAATATGCTCTGGGATAGAAAGCTTATTCAAAGTCTCTTTGATTTTGATTATAAATGGGAGATCTATACCCCCCTTGATAAACGGAAATATGGGCATTATGTGCTTCCTATCTTATCTGACGACGATATTATTGGCAGAGGTGAATTTATATTAAACCGTAAGAAAAAAGCGCTGGACGTAAAGCGGATATGGCTGGAAGAAGGCAGGAATTGGGATAAGTATCAGGAAGGTGTAAAAGGTGCAGCGTATCATCTGGCGGAATTCAATGGTGTGACAGAAGTAAACTTTGACAAGGATTTTGTTCAGTATTAG
- a CDS encoding polyribonucleotide nucleotidyltransferase — protein MYKSFSMELAGRTLTVDVGRVAAQANGAAFMHYGDTVVLSTATASDKPREGIDFFPLSVEYEEKLYAVGKIPGGFIKREGKASENAILTSRVIDRPMRPLFPKDYRNDVTLNNLVMCVDQDCSPELTAMLGSAIATAISDIPFDGPTASTMVGMVDGELVFNPTSAQREKSTLSLTVASTKEKVIMIEAGAYELPEDKMIEAIFAAHELNQKVIAFIETIVADCGKEKHAYIKCDTPEELYADMVAFITPEAMEEAVFTDVKQVREGNIREITDKLTERYQETHPEWIPLLGEAIYKFEKKTVRKMILKDHKRPDGREITQIRHLAAEVDILPRTHGSAMFTRGQTQVLTITTLGALAEIQKLDGIDENEKTKRYMHHYNFPSYSVGETKPSRGPGRREIGHGALAERALVPVLPSEEEFPYAIRTVSEVLESNGSTSQGSICASTLSLMAAGVPIKSMVAGISVGLVTGESDDDYIILTDIQGLEDFFGDMDFKVAGTHKGITAIQMDIKIHGLTREIIEKAIRRTKEARTYILDDIMAPCISSPRSEVGPYSPKIVQIKIDPAKIGDVVGQRGKTINAIIDQTGVKIDITDDGAVSVCGVDSDSIQKAIKLIQTIVADFEEGQIFEGKVVSIKEFGAFIEFAPGKEGMVHISKISKERIDKVEDVLTLGDVVKVVCLGKDKMGRISFSIKDVK, from the coding sequence ATGTACAAAAGTTTTTCCATGGAGCTTGCCGGAAGAACACTTACCGTTGATGTAGGCAGAGTGGCAGCTCAGGCAAATGGTGCAGCATTTATGCACTACGGTGATACCGTTGTTTTATCAACAGCAACAGCATCTGACAAACCAAGAGAGGGAATAGACTTTTTCCCGTTAAGCGTTGAATATGAAGAAAAATTATATGCAGTAGGAAAAATTCCCGGAGGTTTTATCAAAAGGGAAGGAAAAGCTTCTGAAAATGCAATTCTTACCTCACGTGTCATCGACAGGCCCATGAGACCTCTTTTTCCCAAGGATTACAGAAATGATGTAACCCTTAATAATCTTGTAATGTGTGTGGACCAGGACTGTAGCCCTGAGCTTACCGCTATGCTTGGTTCCGCTATCGCAACGGCAATATCCGATATTCCCTTTGACGGACCGACAGCTTCAACTATGGTTGGTATGGTTGATGGTGAACTTGTCTTTAATCCGACCAGTGCACAAAGAGAAAAGTCTACGTTAAGCTTAACCGTAGCTTCTACAAAAGAAAAAGTTATCATGATTGAAGCCGGTGCTTATGAATTACCGGAAGATAAGATGATTGAAGCAATTTTTGCAGCTCATGAATTAAACCAGAAAGTTATTGCTTTTATTGAGACAATCGTTGCTGACTGCGGTAAAGAGAAACACGCTTATATTAAATGTGATACACCGGAAGAGCTCTATGCAGATATGGTGGCTTTCATTACTCCTGAGGCAATGGAAGAAGCAGTTTTTACCGATGTGAAGCAGGTAAGAGAAGGCAATATCCGTGAAATTACCGATAAGCTTACAGAGCGTTACCAGGAAACACATCCGGAATGGATACCGTTACTTGGTGAAGCAATATATAAATTCGAGAAGAAAACCGTACGTAAGATGATTCTAAAGGATCATAAACGTCCTGATGGCCGTGAAATTACACAGATAAGACATCTGGCAGCAGAAGTTGATATTCTTCCAAGAACTCATGGCTCCGCTATGTTTACCAGAGGACAGACACAGGTTCTTACCATAACAACATTAGGTGCTCTTGCAGAAATTCAGAAGTTAGACGGAATTGATGAAAATGAGAAGACGAAACGTTATATGCACCATTATAACTTCCCTTCCTACTCTGTAGGTGAGACAAAACCTTCCAGAGGACCGGGAAGAAGAGAGATAGGACATGGCGCTTTGGCAGAGAGAGCGTTAGTTCCGGTATTGCCAAGCGAAGAAGAGTTCCCTTATGCAATCCGTACCGTATCCGAAGTATTAGAATCCAATGGCTCCACTTCTCAGGGAAGTATCTGTGCTTCAACACTTTCTCTTATGGCAGCAGGTGTTCCTATTAAGAGCATGGTAGCAGGTATTTCCGTAGGTCTTGTTACCGGTGAATCAGATGATGACTACATTATCCTTACCGATATTCAAGGTCTTGAAGATTTCTTTGGGGATATGGACTTTAAAGTAGCCGGAACCCATAAAGGTATTACTGCAATACAGATGGATATTAAGATTCATGGTTTGACAAGAGAGATTATTGAGAAGGCTATCAGACGTACAAAAGAAGCAAGAACCTATATTCTGGATGATATTATGGCACCTTGTATCAGCAGTCCTCGTTCTGAAGTTGGACCTTATTCACCTAAGATTGTTCAGATTAAGATCGATCCTGCCAAGATTGGTGATGTTGTTGGACAAAGAGGAAAAACGATTAATGCTATTATTGACCAGACCGGTGTTAAGATTGACATTACCGATGACGGTGCCGTATCCGTATGTGGTGTTGATTCTGACAGCATTCAGAAAGCAATTAAGTTGATACAGACAATCGTTGCAGACTTTGAAGAAGGACAGATTTTCGAAGGTAAAGTTGTTAGTATCAAAGAATTTGGAGCTTTTATTGAATTTGCACCGGGCAAAGAAGGTATGGTTCACATTTCCAAGATTTCTAAGGAGAGAATTGATAAAGTAGAGGATGTTCTTACTCTTGGAGATGTTGTTAAGGTTGTATGCCTTGGTAAAGATAAAATGGGCAGAATCAGCTTTAGTATAAAGGATGTTAAGTGA
- the srtB gene encoding class B sortase: protein MKNKTIHKNNIIKVIRYISLGVFLVSAVYLGYELILRPYISQKAVTEARNLYEASKEEIEKEELKNGTKSADSSITPSAEAASSDSAISASDSSSPADSDSLYDKEGRLKEFSALLSINSDVKGWLTIDGTNIDYPVLQSSKEDPEYYLHRNINRQTDKAGSIFLDVNSSVENNTRNMVLYGHNMKSSDNMFHYLIKYNDIDYYRQHSVITFNTLYQKGQWKIFSIFKADADINDDFFNFTRADFQDDADFLDFLYQLRVRSIYNLPVDLNEKDQIITLSTCSYELDNYRTIIVARKVRENEDPQVPVENAAKNPSILYPASWYKNYGGTAPKTSSFKEALEAGQIDWYRKP, encoded by the coding sequence ATGAAAAATAAGACTATTCATAAAAATAATATTATTAAAGTAATACGCTATATTTCCCTTGGTGTTTTTCTGGTATCTGCTGTTTACTTAGGGTATGAACTGATACTACGACCATATATTTCCCAAAAAGCGGTTACCGAAGCCAGGAACCTTTATGAAGCATCAAAAGAAGAAATCGAAAAGGAAGAATTAAAGAATGGAACTAAAAGTGCTGACAGTTCCATAACCCCTTCGGCAGAGGCTGCTTCCTCTGACTCAGCAATCTCTGCTTCTGACAGCAGTTCCCCAGCCGATTCCGACAGCCTTTATGATAAGGAGGGCCGCCTGAAAGAATTTTCTGCACTGCTCTCCATTAACAGTGATGTAAAGGGTTGGCTTACCATTGACGGTACAAACATTGATTATCCTGTGCTTCAATCCAGCAAAGAGGACCCGGAATACTACCTGCACAGAAATATCAACCGGCAGACAGACAAGGCCGGCAGTATCTTTTTGGATGTAAACTCCTCTGTTGAGAATAACACAAGAAATATGGTATTGTATGGTCATAACATGAAGTCCTCTGACAACATGTTCCATTATCTTATTAAATACAATGATATTGATTATTATAGGCAGCACTCCGTTATTACCTTTAATACCCTCTATCAGAAAGGCCAGTGGAAGATATTTTCGATCTTCAAAGCCGATGCTGATATAAATGATGATTTCTTTAACTTTACCAGGGCTGATTTTCAGGATGATGCTGATTTTCTGGACTTCTTGTACCAGCTTAGAGTCCGTTCCATCTATAATCTTCCCGTCGATCTAAATGAAAAGGATCAGATTATTACCCTCTCCACCTGTTCCTATGAACTTGACAATTACAGGACAATCATTGTGGCTAGAAAAGTCAGGGAGAATGAAGACCCTCAGGTTCCGGTAGAAAATGCGGCAAAGAATCCTTCTATTCTCTATCCTGCCAGCTGGTATAAGAATTACGGAGGAACTGCCCCAAAGACTTCTTCTTTCAAAGAAGCATTAGAGGCAGGTCAGATTGATTGGTACCGTAAACCTTAA
- a CDS encoding DegV family protein, translating to MIKIIADSTCDLSKELLEKYDITILPLCVIMGENTYLDGVNIKKEEIFTWAERENSLPKTAAPSLEGAVEILSPFVKNNMDILFFGISEEMSSSCNVVRLAGEYLDYKNIHIINSQNLSTGIGLQILKAAEMALEGYNIQDIKAYITETMSEKVRASFVVDTLTYLHMGGRCSSVAALFGNVLQLKPMIAVKHGIMGVDKKYRGTNHKALLSYFKDLIPELLEADPERIFITHSGCDDEIVESLYQEIEKLNVFKNIYVTQAGAVISSHCGPKTLGILYVEK from the coding sequence ATGATTAAGATTATAGCTGACAGTACCTGTGATCTATCAAAAGAACTTCTGGAAAAATACGATATAACAATTTTGCCTTTATGTGTTATTATGGGTGAAAATACATATCTGGATGGAGTGAACATAAAAAAAGAAGAGATATTTACTTGGGCGGAAAGGGAAAACAGCTTGCCAAAGACAGCGGCACCTTCCCTAGAAGGAGCTGTGGAGATATTATCACCCTTTGTAAAGAATAACATGGATATCCTGTTCTTTGGCATATCGGAGGAGATGTCTTCCTCCTGCAACGTGGTGCGTCTGGCAGGAGAATATCTGGATTATAAGAACATACATATTATAAATTCACAGAATCTCTCTACCGGAATTGGATTGCAGATATTAAAAGCTGCTGAAATGGCCCTTGAAGGTTATAATATTCAGGATATAAAAGCATATATTACAGAAACTATGAGCGAGAAGGTGAGAGCCAGTTTTGTAGTGGATACTCTTACCTATCTGCATATGGGCGGAAGATGTTCCTCCGTCGCGGCACTCTTTGGAAATGTATTGCAGCTAAAACCTATGATTGCCGTTAAACATGGGATAATGGGTGTTGATAAAAAGTACAGAGGTACAAATCATAAGGCTCTACTAAGTTATTTTAAGGATCTTATTCCGGAACTATTAGAGGCGGATCCAGAGCGGATATTTATAACTCATTCCGGTTGTGATGATGAAATTGTGGAGAGCCTGTATCAGGAAATAGAAAAGCTTAATGTATTTAAAAATATTTATGTAACCCAAGCCGGAGCGGTTATTTCCAGTCATTGCGGCCCTAAGACCCTGGGTATATTGTATGTTGAAAAATAA